In Vigna unguiculata cultivar IT97K-499-35 chromosome 3, ASM411807v1, whole genome shotgun sequence, a single genomic region encodes these proteins:
- the LOC114176704 gene encoding protein SCAR1 isoform X4, with protein MPLVRLQVRNEFSLGQPELYREASREDPKAVLDGVAVAGLVGILRQLGDLADFAAEVFHGLQEQVLTTASRSHRLMVRVQNIEASLPALEKAVLAQTSHIHLAYTAGCEWHQRIKPAQNHFIYNDLPHFIMDSYEECREPPRVHLLDKFDTGGPGSCFRRYSDPTFFKRISADSDESYTEKTEKARKSHKSKKKRSRRNGEILRGEQRLSSSGRMQSVSSAINGRTSFSQTASTIDMRTKSDLEHYSNSFDSKSGAGYIECVFHPSDSVRSDEPDYKEPSSSRLTQKTDTLPSVSSHIEDRISHDLLEKRVASSTSGVTWDEKEEIVESKSQACDRDKTPERHVEKHDSDMNVNEDVTMTNIDHNHILFNEESNPKLVSNRVQTGDIDSEPDNYEDALNTIESESENDIDYITKREVQQFTSNDTHGNTEAPPNLLDNNLSDVISQTEYTAPINEETAKDLAEPLKDNHVLDLVSKPNASNLVSVSPSDSENLTRDATSVNREAFRDLPESLQDTPSLTSEPHASNLGPVSPSDVSDSEEMTRDPVSFNKETFGNLPDSLQEILPLTSKSNASDLGPGSPSDVLYSEEIARDTVSFNKETFIPDSLQEITPLTSEPHAFNLGSGSPLDFTCNEETTQDTVSLNKEMFSNLPEFMEEVPLCTSGPHASDLSSVTPSDGSVSKEIANTITESHPSRTPARELVPHTHENSVLDHSVCANTTYIGPTSVNDAVSTPIETNVSSFGSNSTTLPDEEAGKISSNICKYEETRKESLADHSVRFWTNGGLLGLEPSKPPDFNKSNSTSQGPLSTKGEPDGASGHNAMQKSDVYKEEQESTLAEVAEKILKGPTSRFITSGHVDDQACTSEKTNVNSLQSNGFGQTERNGSGEIRAIAPGSGLPAAPDTKDSTEPDQGNGENSSRVFGLSRRLLINSFQRKVSFDEKSEHYNSLKQVLLEQSGQNGIVEQSFPETNTFKEKAGSVYPMKLLPPSPPLEHMKISFHPIIGLETSKLKLKFPDGSNRHESVNDIFPSFQLVPESSIPLDGSVSHSDDDDTFCRSSPYISDDCRSPRSDYNSDQWESDETPGSSDHEVHDSPRRKSSTKSVSNDDTNVKSGNGTCTANGVEHSLSRPLLDFPSYDNVNPALEKESKKHSKFNNAVMLHGHAEPTAPPPPPPLPPNQCLPDSTVFQQPRFTKLEQIQINHDDHESYENIIYKLKNKRIHLIRRFLQPDQKETNQLRMGKETDEREDFLYQIRTKAFNLRPTVTGKSNDATGPTANVKVTAILEKANAIRQVVASDDGEDDDNWSDT; from the exons ATGCCTCTGGTGAGGTTGCAGGTGAGGAATGAGTTCAGTTTGGGGCAGCCTGAGTTGTACAGAGAGGCCAGCAGAGAGGACCCTAAAGCTGTGTTGGATGGTGTGGCTGTGGCTGGTCTTGTTGGGATCTTGAGGCAACTCGGTGATCTTGCTGA tTTTGCGGCAGAGGTTTTTCATGGTCTGCAGGAGCAAGTATTGACAACAGCTTCCAGGAGTCATAGATTGATGGTTCGTGTTCAAAACATTGAAGCTTCACTACCTGCCTTGGAGAAGGCTGTTTTGGCACAAACAAGTCACATACATCTAGCTTACACTGCTG GTTGTGAATGGCATCAACGCATAAAACCTGCTCAAAATCATTTCATTTACAATGACTTGCCTCACTTTATTATGGATTCATATGAAGAATGTCGTGAACCTCCACGTGTACACTTGCTTGATAA ATTCGATACTGGTGGCCCAGGATCTTGTTTCAGGAGATACTCGGATCCAACCTTCTTTAAAAGAATATCCGCTGATTCAGATGAATCTTACACTGAGAAGACTGAGAAAGCAAGGAAATCTCATAAAAGCAAG AAGAAAAGGTCGCGAAGGAATGGAGAAATTTTGAGGGGTGAACAAAGGCTTAGCAGCAGtggcag AATGCAATCTGTTTCTTCTGCTATCAATGGGCGGACTTCTTTCTCCCAGACAGCCTCCACCATAGATATGAGAACGAAGTCAGATCTAGAACACTATTCAAATTCGTTTGATTCAAAGTCTGGTGCTGGCTACATTGAATGTGTTTTCCATCCGAGTGATTCTGTGCGATCTGATGAGCCAGATTATAAAGAACCATCCTCTAGTAGGCTGACACAGAAAACTGATACTCTTCCATCGGTATCTTCTCATATAGAGGATAGGATTTCACATGATTTGTTGGAAAAACGAGTTGCCTCTAGTACATCTGGTGTTACTTGGGATGAAAAGGAAGAGATAGTGGAATCTAAAAGTCAAGCTTGTGATAGAGATAAAACTCCAGAGCGGCATGTGGAAAAACATGACTCAGATATGAATGTGAATGAGGATGTTACCATGACAAATATTGACCACAATCATATCCTATTTAATGAAGAAAGCAACCCGAAACTAGTCTCCAACAGGGTTCAAACTGGTGATATTGACAGTGAACCTGATAATTACGAGGATGCTCTCAACACTATTGAATCAGAGTCTGAAAACGATATTGATTATATAACAAAACGAGAGGTTCAACAATTCACTTCAAATGACACTCACGGAAACACTGAAGCTCCTCCTAATTTACTGGACAATAATTTATCTGATGTCATTTCCCAGACTGAATATACTGCTCCCATAAATGAAGAAACAGCCAAGGATTTAGCGGAACCACTTAAAGATAATCATGTTCTCGATCTTGTATCAAAGCCAAATGCATCTAATTTGGTATCTGTAAGTCCATCAGACAGCGAAAACTTAACAAGAGACGCCACATCTGTCAACAGAGAAGCTTTCAGGGATTTGCCCGAGTCACTGCAAGATACTCCTTCTCTTACATCAGAGCCGCATGCATCTAATTTAGGACCTGTTAGTCCATCAGATGTTTCCGATAGTGAAGAAATGACCAGAGATCCAGTTTCCTTCAACAAAGAAACCTTTGGTAACTTGCCTGATTCATTACAAGAAATCCTTCCTCTCACATCAAAATCAAATGCATCTGATTTGGGACCGGGGAGTCCATCAGATGTTCTTTATAGTGAAGAAATTGCCAGAGACACTGTTTCCTTCAACAAAGAAACGTTCATCCCCGACTCATTGCAAGAAATTACCCCTCTCACATCTGAGCCACATGCTTTTAATTTGGGATCTGGGAGTCCATTAGATTTTACTTGCAATGAAGAAACCACCCAAGACACAGTTTCCCTAAACAAAGAAATGTTCAGTAATTTACCTGAGTTTATGGAAGAAGTTCCTCTTTGCACATCAGGCCCACATGCATCTGATTTGTCATCTGTGACTCCATCAGATGGTTCTGTTAGCAAAGAAATAGCCAATACCATAACTGAATCACATCCTTCTAGAACTCCTGCCCGTGAACTGGTTCCTCACACACATGAAAATTCTGTTTTGGATCACTCAGTATGCGCGAATACCACCTATATTGGTCCGACTTCTGTTAATGATGCTGTGTCAACACCAATTGAAACCAATGTATCATCTTTTGGTTCTAATAGCACTACTTTGCCAGATGAGGAAGCAGGTAAGATCAGCTCCAATATCTGCAAATATGAAGAGACACGGAAAGAGTCTTTGGCTGATCACTCAGTTAGATTCTGGACCAATGGTGGATTATTAGGACTTGAGCCATCGAAACCTCCTGATTTTAACAAGTCAAATTCTACAAGTCAAGGGCCTTTGAGCACAAAAGGTGAACCAGATGGTGCTTCAGGTCACAATGCAATGCAAAAGAGCGATGTTTATAAAGAGGAACAGGAATCAACGTTAGCAGAGGTTGCAGAAAAGATTCTAAAGGGGCCAACTTCTAGATTCATAACATCAGGCCATGTTGATGACCAAGCTTGTACCTCTGAAAAAACAAATGTCAATTCTCTGCAGAGCAATGGGTTTGGTCAGACCGAAAGGAACGGGTCAGGGGAAATCAGAGCAATTGCTCCTGGAAGTGGTCTCCCAGCGGCCCCTGATACAAAGGACAGCACTGAACCCGACCAAGGAAATGGTGAAAACTCATCACGAGTGTTTGGACTTAGTCGTAGATTACTAATAAATAGTTTTCAACGGAAAGTTTCATTTGATGAAAAATCTGAACATTATAATTCTCTGAAACAAGTTTTATTGGAACAGAGTGGACAAAATGGTATTGTGGAACAGTCATTTCCTGAGACAAACACTTTCAAAGAGAAAGCTGGTTCTGTATATCCTATGAAGTTACTTCCTCCTTCACCTCCACTTGAACATATGAAAATATCTTTCCATCCTATCATTGGACTAGAGACCTCCAAACTAAAACTTAAATTTCCTGATGGCAGTAATCGTCATGAAAGCGTAAACGATATATTTCCTTCTTTCCAGTTGGTCCCTGAATCTTCCATTCCTCTGGATGGCTCAGTTTCTCACTCTGACGACGACGACACTTTCTGTAGATCATCTCCGTATATATCCGATGATTGTCGAAGCCCTCGCTCTGACTATAACTCTGATCAGTGGGAATCTGATGAAACTCCTGGAAGCAGTGACCATGAGGTACATGATTCTCCTCGCAGAAAGTCATCAACCAAGTCTGTGTCCAATGATGATACCAATGTTAAAAGTGGGAACGGTACATGTACTGCTAATGGCGTGGAACATTCTTTATCCAGGCCTTTACTTGATTTTCCGAGTTATGATAATGTTAATCCTGCACTTGAGAAAGAAAGTAAAAAGCATTCCAAATTCAATAATGCTGTTATGCTACATGGGCATGCAGAGCCTACagcacctccaccaccacctccacttCCTCCAAACCAATG TCTTCCAGATTCCACTGTCTTCCAGCAACCTAGGTTCACCAAGCTTGAGCAAATACAAATTAATCACGATGATCATGAGTCTTATGAGAACATTATATATAAGTTGAAGAACAAG CGGATTCATCTCATTCGGCGTTTCCTGCAGCCGGATCAGAAAGAAACAAACCAGTTGAGAATGGGAAAGGAGACAGATGAAAGAGAAGATTTCCTATATCAAATCAGGACAAAA GCCTTCAACCTGAGGCCCACAGTAACAGGAAAGTCAAATGATGCAACTGGTCCCACTGCCAACGTCAAAGTTACAGCAATATTAGAGAAGGCAAATGCAATTCGTCAG GTCGTTGCAAGTGATGATGGTGAAGATGATGATAACTGGAGTGATACatga